The genomic stretch CTCTATAGGCTAAGAGAGAATCCAAAGAGAAGCTTCATTTTCACAGATCCCAATCAATTCATCGACGCCGGTTCTATAATTCTCCAAGAAAGCAGAGAAAGCGAAACCGAAACCGAGTCGTCGAAAAATCCAACTCGTCCACGATCCAAACGAGTCAAGAAACTCGACACGGCGAAACCGAACGAGTCGGTGCTGAGTTCTTCATCGGATATAACTACCGAAGAAGACATCGCTTTTTGTCTCATGTTGCTTTCTCGCGACAATAACAACAATTGGCGGTCTCgaacacaaacacaaacacaacaGCACAATTATCAATATCATGATCAAGAACAACATCATTATTACGTCGATGAAGATGAAGACGAAGACGACGAAGAAGAAGTCGAAGaaatggaagaagaagaagaaagtgAAGCTGAATCTGAGGAACTGAAACCGTTGAAGAAAGTACGAGGAAGATACAAATGTGACACGTGTAACAAAGTATTTCGATCTTATCAAGCACTTGGAGGACACAGAGCCAGTCACAAGAAAACTAAATTAGTTGCTGGCGATTCAACTTCACAACATGATGAGAAAATTAACATCGAAAACGTTAATGTTAATGTTGAAAAGAAAATTCATGAATGTCCTGTTTGTTTTAGAGAATTTTCTTCAGGTCAAGCTCTTGGTGGACATAAGAGAACACATGGTATTGGAAcatcatcagcatcagcatcaacatcaacaacaacaatagcagcggttacagcagcagcaacaacaaaCGTTGAGGTTGTTGTTCGAAGTTCTGCGAAATTCGGAGATAGTTTGTTAGATCTAAATCTTCCTGCTCCTATGGATGATGGGGATGGTGGTTCTGCGGTTTCCGATGCATAATTTGTGAAACTTCAATAAGGTTGAAAAACAATGAAGATTTCGTTTTTTTAtgtttactttttggtggttaAGTTATGATGGATCAAAGGTACACAATT from Lathyrus oleraceus cultivar Zhongwan6 chromosome 7, CAAS_Psat_ZW6_1.0, whole genome shotgun sequence encodes the following:
- the LOC127105004 gene encoding zinc finger protein ZAT9, whose protein sequence is MEKHKCKYCYRSFSNGRALGGHMRSHMMNLPIPPKPNDSSPSPPPPPPPPPPPTTTIQLSFEAESDSSPSSSSLYRLRENPKRSFIFTDPNQFIDAGSIILQESRESETETESSKNPTRPRSKRVKKLDTAKPNESVLSSSSDITTEEDIAFCLMLLSRDNNNNWRSRTQTQTQQHNYQYHDQEQHHYYVDEDEDEDDEEEVEEMEEEEESEAESEELKPLKKVRGRYKCDTCNKVFRSYQALGGHRASHKKTKLVAGDSTSQHDEKINIENVNVNVEKKIHECPVCFREFSSGQALGGHKRTHGIGTSSASASTSTTTIAAVTAAATTNVEVVVRSSAKFGDSLLDLNLPAPMDDGDGGSAVSDA